The Nicotiana tomentosiformis chromosome 9, ASM39032v3, whole genome shotgun sequence genome contains the following window.
ataAGTAAAtagagaaataattaattaagataaATTGGAGAATGATGTTTGATCAAACATATAGTATCTCATCTCATCATACATATAATATCTGGCGGACCAACCCGAATAAAATTATTTGTAAAATATTGATTAACAAGttctaattaaataaagaaatataatCTTTCTAGATTAAAGGGGAAAATAGGAAAGAAAGTCACATTCTATGAATTTTACTCCCTTTATATTGTTCAAAGCATTATTTTTAAGTTTTAACTCTCTGTCAATTGACAAATATACGCTTTCTGAAAAAATAgattctttctttcaatttcacGTTTACCCATTATTATacaacaaataaaaggaaaaataattaagAGACAATTTAGGAGGAAAAGAAAAGGAGAGGTGCTTTTTTGACCTGCAGCCACCAAAGACCAAAAAAAAGCTGAAGCTCATCTCTTCTTTTCCTCTGCTTCTAGTTATTTCCCCAGTAAGGGAATTATAAATTCTAATATCAAAACTATTAACAGCGattaataatattattttgatttttCATGCAGTATTCAATATATAACACCCGCTTTGGCCCCGACTAATTCAGATGTACAGACACTCACAATCTGAATTAGTGGAATATATGATCCCAACTGATATCACAATTATCCTAGAACAATAAGGCTTATGGTTAAGAGCGAAGGGGTAATATCTATTTTAACTTTTGGTGGTAAGTATTTAATAGGAGTAATATCGGTATATTCCAAACACTGcagtaaattataatactaaaTATCTAATATAAAGTGTAATACTTAAATTAATGTATAGCTTATAATAAGAAGGAAATATTTATTGCATAGTAGTTTCTTAGGGTGGAAGTGTGGGAGTATAGTTTTGAAACTTTAATAAATGTTGGATCTTCAATCCCACAAAAGAAGTGCAATAAAGCTACTCTACTAGCATTAGTTTACTGTGCATATTTGCCTTTTCTCTATAGCTACATACAAACTCCATTTTTGACCGCCATAAATGGTGGGCTTAACTCCAAATCATTACTGCTTCTCTTTTCTTGGGCACTAAAGCTAGGGTTCTTCAATTAGCGTATCCCACTTTTTACACATTTATCTAACAACCCCTTTTCCCTTAATCTTATTTTTATTTGTTCTACTTCaagattttttcttttttgacttGCATTCTTGAAAAGCTATTACTTCTGATATAGCTTGATTGATTTATATTTTTGCTTTCTTGAATTGCTCAAAAGTTCAAATCTTTAAGCTCAAACTTGTTCCATTTGATTGTTTTGCTCAAAAGTTCAAATCTTTAAGCTCAATCTTGCTCCATTTGATTGTTCTGCTTGTGAAGTTTACATCTTTTGAGCTTATTGCATGTGGGTTTTTTTGTGTGGCGGGATTTGTAAGTGTTTGAATGAGGAAAAAGGGTGTCCAGGGTGATGAGATATGAGGGTTAAGATTGTAGGAAAATGGGTTGTGTATTTGGGAAAGAGATTTCATCTTCTGAGACACCTAATGGGCAGGTTGTAGTTGGAAGTAGGAGAGAAAATGGGGTAGATAGAGATTTGGCTGCCCCATCTGGGAGGAGAGAGAAAGTTGGTACTGTAAATAAAGTGGATGCCGTAGGCGGCGGCGGAGGAGGTAGTGATGTTGGTGAAGTTGTGAATGGTAGGGATCAGAAGGGTGAGAATGCAAGGCATAGGGGTGAGAGGAGAAGGTCTAAGCCTAATCCGAGGCTAAGCAACCCACCTAAGAATGTGCACGGCGAGCAAGTGGCGGCTGGATGGCCGTCATGGCTTTCTGATGTAGCTGGAGAGGCTATCAATGGTTGGATTCCGCGCAGGGCGGATGCATTTGAGAAGCTAGCTAAGGCAAGCAATTGTTAACCTCATTGGTTGAAttacttgtttttgttttgtagatTGATTAATATCTCATTCATTGTCATTTCTGTGTTGTATTTTTTGTGCTATTTAGATTGGGCAAGGTACTTATAGCAATGTCTATAAAGCTAGAGATAATCTAACGGGGGACATTGTTGCACTGAAGAAGGTTAGATTTGATAATTTGGAGCCAGAGAGTGTGAGATTTATGGCAAGAGAGATTTTGATTTTGCGCCGCTTGGATCATCCAAATGTTATGACGTTGCGAGGATTGGTTACGTCAAGGATGTCTTGTAGTTTGTACCTCGTGTTTGATTATATGGATCATGATTTAGCTGGACTTGCTGCAAGCCCTGGAATCAAGTTCACAGAGGCTCAGGTTGGGGTTAtatacttgtattatttgcttgtTGATTTTTTAGCTACAAGTGTTTGGCTTCCAAATTGTTTACATTGTTTGTTGGTCAATATTTGTAGGTTAAATGTTACATGCATCAACTATTAGCAGGGCTTGAACACTGTCATAACCGTCTTGTGTTGCATCGCGATATAAAAGGATCAAATCTTCTTATTGACAGTGGGGGAGCACTCAAGATTGCTGATTTTGGGTTGGCTTCTTTCTTCGATCCCAATAAAAAGCAGCCCATGACTAGTCGTGTGGTTACTCTATGGTACAGACCACCAGAGCTTCTACTTGGAGCCACCGACTATGGTGTTGGTGTTGATCTTTGGAGTGCTGGTTGTATTTTTGCTGAGCTATTAGCTGGGAAACCCATTATGCCTGGTCGTACAGAGGTACAGTCTGTTGGTCAAAACAATCTGATAGTGTGACAGGTCTTGGGTGATACCAGGAAAAGGAACTCTTTTTTTGCCGTGCTTGTTGTTTGCATCAATTTATTTGCTTGCTTGTGTTTCTTTTAGTTGAAGAGAAGCTTTTTCCCTTCAACTAAGGTACATTTGGTTATAACTAATTTCTCTCCACTTGAAATTCTCTTCAATACAAAaggcccggtgcactaagctcccgtgaTGCACGGGGTCCGAGGAAGGGCGAGACCACAAGGGCCTATTGTACGCACTACGCAACCTTACCCTTcagtgacctcctggtcacatggcaacaactttagcagttacgccaaggctccccttcctcATCGATACAAAATGAAATCTTTATTTGGGGAAGAAGTAGCTTTTCTAATATTTAATCAAGATTAGTGAACAGTGAACTGCTAAATAACTTTCTTTAGCATGATAGGAAAGAGAAGTGGAGATATGAAAGATTTTGTTTCGGATTAGACGATTAGTTATATATGGCTGTTTTTAGGTTCTCCCCTATCACACAATGCTAAGCCTAAGAAACCAAAGCAGTCAGAGCAGACTGCTCGCGTGAAAGTATGACACAATGTGCTTAGCTTCAGAGTTAGATTGAGACATGGCTGTGTACAGCTTAATCTGGATTAAGCTACTCAATTGCATCTTGGGCTTAAGCGTGTATGTGATTTTTTATTGGAAGGAGTGGCAGGACCACAAACCAAAGTTCTAAAAGCGTGGAAAAAAATTCTGAACATTGCTCCAGCTTTAGCTTAAATGTCTTTGCTTTTTCCTCAATGTGCAAATCTTCCTTCCCACTGGACTGACTGTGGTGGGAGGACCATGAACTGAAAAGTAGCCCTGCGACTTATGATTGCTTTACAATcagtattttgtaacttttgagtAAATTATCATGGATTGGATTTTAGCAGCGAGCTTCATGATTTGATTAATTTACACTTCCATAATATTCAGGTTGAACAGCTCCACAAGATCTTCAAGCTATGTGGATCTCCATCAGAAGAATATTGGAAAAAGTCGAGGCTTCCACATGCAACTATATTCAAACCTCAGCAATCATACAGAAGATGTATAGCAGAAACTTTTAAAGATTTTCCACCTTCATCGTTGTCATTGATTGAGACTCTTCTGGCCATTGATCCTGCTGAGCGTCAGACAGCTACAGCTGCATTACAGAGTGCAGTAAGCTGTTCATATCCATTTTGTTACTTCATGATTTTACTTGAGGCAACTGATTGATTAACTGTTTAAGTGATGAAGTCTCTGTTTGTTTTAAAGTCTCACGCTTTTGCTTTCATGTGCACTTGTTCCTCAATCTCTTCATCTGCATTGATAGACTTTTTCTTCTGCATTTATTACTAATTATTAGTGCTTACGAATTTCTTCTTTTTATCTCTTCATTAACCTTACAAAGACCAGAATTGATGCTTTTTTCCTTTTTAAGAAAATTGTGTGGGAAAAATCCAATGATGTGGTTTCAAATATTGCATCACATGGCAGTAAAGAAATGACTTGCTTCATAGTTACATCACTAGTAAGAAAGTCAAAGAACTTGGTTTGGCTGACCTTTTACAAATCAATTTCCTTTCTTAGCATCAATTCATCGTCAACTGCTAGAGAGCTAAATGGATTTCCAAAGTATATGCAGGAAGAAGATTGACTAAAAAGGTTTTATTTGTTTTTACTTCATAGATATTCACATGCACTCGAATTGATTGACCTATGTCTTTGTTACACAAGGACGCATGTGGAGCATTTGACGCCAGAGTTTTACACTTTTCTAAAATTTATTTTCATAGAATATTTTGAAGGACTGTCAATATATGTTCCGTTTATTCTTGTGCAGTTCTTTACTACCAAACCTTACGCCTGTGAACCTTCCAGCCTTCCCAAATATCCACCCAGCAAAGAAATGGATGCTAAACGGCGAGACGAAGAATCTCGAAGGTCTAGTTATCTGGAtccttttgttttttattttatatccaCACTTCATATTCATGTTTGCATATTTATATCAATTATTTTGTATATAGAAGAAACCATTCTTGTCGAGATAGCTAGTTGCTGTGTATACCTTTTTATATTTCATCAGTATTTGTTCAAAATTATTTTGTTTCATATGCAAATTCCCTTTTATAGTTGGACCTGCTAAAGGAACCAGTTACAAAAACATGAATCTGTCTTCTCAATTAGCATACTTTTGTGATATTAAGTAGGGGAACTTCATTTTCTTCTATCTGCTTCACGTTTATCTGCTGAAGCAGTTTGTCATTTTCCTCCTAAAATTTTTACCTGAACTATTTGCTATATAATAGACAAAGAGCTATTGGGAAAGCCAATGCTGATGGTGTAAGGAGAAATCGTCACCGTGATCGAGCAGTGAGGGCAATCCCTGCTCCTGAAGCCAACGCGGAGCTGCAAGTCAATATTGATGTATGTCATTTAAGAATCTCATTTCAGCATTACCTTTATGTTCTAGTATTTGACCATCATCTAAGTCATGTAAGATTGCATATGCATTTTTTGCATAATGTGAAACTGTCAGAGCTGTTCCAACGTGAAACTAAcaaaacaaagataataaaatataAAGATGGTCAAATTTTCAGTTTCAGGTAATTTCTATCCCAGGGTTAAACTAGTTTACCTGTGTCATGTCATGCTTCTAATATTTTACCATCCAAGTGTTGTAAAATTGCATATGCATTTTATGCATAATCTGAATCTGTCGGAGTAGTTCCAACGCAAAACTTACAAAATAAAGAGAACAAAATATCTGCTCAAAGTCGAACTTCAGCTTTTAGTTAATTTCTTACCCATGATTGAATAGTTTCCCTTCTTTCCTTGAGTCGGGGTATATCGGAAACAACCTTTCTAccctcaaggtaggggtaaggtctgcgtacaaactaccctccccagaccccacttgtgggattatactgggtttgttgttgttgttgttgattgaatagTTTCTCTGTGTTGCCATCTTATTATCTTATAATTAGGAAagtagtttgttgttgttgttgattgaatagTTTCTCTGTGTTGCCATCTTATTATCTTATAATTAGGAAAGTAGTAAAAGCTATTGAGATTCTGAAGTGTACATTTCTCCAACATACCTCGTCTTTTTTGCATTGGGCTAATTACACGCCAAATTGGTCAATATATTGCTTGTCAATGATTAGTAGTTGGAAGAGAGGGTTGTCTGCTAGTAGTTTCGCATTTGACATGATTGTCAAATTCCGTCATTGCATTTCCTAGTAGTTTTACATTTTATACACAATATTCCTTTCCAATTAAATTAGCAAACAAGTGCTTGTTTTCATGTTACAACGTCTGGAAATACTACTCCCTCGGTTTTATTTTATGTCATAACATTTGACGGTGCACAATTTTTAAAATGTTAATTTGACTTAGtttgacaagagtgagttgctctagtggtaagcaccctccacttccaaccaagaggttgtgagttcgagtcaccccaagagcaaggtggagagttcttggagggggaaggagccgaggatctatcggaaacagcctctctaccccaggataggggtaaggtctgcgtacacactactcttcccagaccccactagtgggattatactgggttgttgttgttgttgtttgatagAGAAAACACACATCGAAGTTTAAACTTGATTCTTTGATGaatttaaattctcaaaacttTAGGAGTTGTAATAAATAGTATTACTGGTGGAATGGGGTCAACATTTTTACATTTGGAAAATAGAAATTATCATATAAATTTGAACGTCGGAAGGGCTATATAATTCCATTTTCGTTCAATCCTCCGATTTATTTCTTTAGTGCATTCTGGCCTTGTTGTTACTGACTTTTGCTTAACTTGCTTAAACAGAGGCGGCGTCTAGTAACACAAGCAAACGCGAAGAGCAAGAGTGAAAAGTTTCCTCCCCCACACCAGGATGGAACATTAGGTTATACCTTGGGTTCTTCACATCACATTGATCCAGGCTATGAACCGTCAGAAGTCCCATTCACATCCATGAATTTCTCATATTCAAAAGAACCGATCCAAACGTGGTCCGGCCCATTGGTGGAACCTGCCACTGGTGCTCCAAGAAGAAAGACAAAGCCATCAAAGAAGGATTCTaacaagaaaggaaaagaaagcaTGTAAAGTCTAATGAATGATGTGATATTCTATAATTGGTATACTTGAAGGAGCTGCAAAATTTACAGATTATTTGTCCTATACGTAAATCAAGAAGCTTCTCAACAGCATAGAGAGGTAAAAAAGCATTTTTATCGTAGTATTTCTCCTTTGTATTCTTTTGGATAATGAGAATCTTTTCATTATTGTACATGTAAATTTTGTTTCTTCATATTAGCAGACTCTGTTTAGATCAATGAAAAGCCTAATAAACAATCTCAGAAATGTTGTATCCTTTTACATTTGCATGTTCTGCTCACATAGTACAACAACTACAACTGACCCAGTctaatcccacaagtggagtctggggagggtagtatgtacgcagaccttacccgtACCTGgtggtagagaggctgtttccgtagaccctcagctcaagaaAAGGTGAAAAAGAGAAAGACTGCCCACATAGTTATGACTTGAAATAATGTTGTCTTCCATTTTTCTTGCAAGATCTACACTCGATATCTTGATCTATTTAAATGTATCTCCTTAATGAATTCCCTGGTATCCCAGTTCATAATTTCTGATGCCTCTGGACTCCGCACCTGTTGAGTAAGATTGTGAGAAGAGTTGAAGAGCACAGTATGATGAAAAGTTATAAGTTGTGTTTGCTCCTTGGATTGGACTAAGTGGCAATCCTTACTGTAAAAGTAAATCTTGTCATTCTTCTCCTATTCTTAGTGAATGAGTACATTAATGATTACATGAGAATGAGTAGAGACTATTGTGTGCAATTCTTTAATTGCATGATCTGTGGGTGGGTGGCTGCAACAAAACCAGAAGGTACTAGTTCGTGCTCAGGTTGTTTTGAATCTATATGACTAGACATGGAgcttaaaaaagaagaaaagattaTTGATACTTGTTGTGTTAAACATGTTACATGTCATAACATTTATGTAATTACAAGTTTTTTGACAATTTTTGGTCTTAAACATACCATTGTCATATGTGGAGCTATAAAAGTTTTTAGTAAGGGTcaaatgaaaatttaagttaaatttttttcaaatttagaaaatagGTCATTCTTAAAATAAAAAAGATCATAGGGTTACGTAAATTGGATTGGATGGAgcaattatttataaatttccatttttattgtttCATGAACTCGTGGCTGCAGTTTGAACACTTCCATTTTCCTAACTTTCAACACTTGTATGACATAAAATTTCTAGGACTGTCTgaagtttcttttaattttaacacTTCCATTTAGCTACAGATCCATATTAACTACAAACCCCTATCTTTATGAAGATATTAATGGGAGTCCAGTTCTCGATACAAGATTAAATCGAGTAAACTTAATTTGGTACATAGGAAAAAAGAAAACATTAGTATGTTACTGAAGTAGTCAAACGGTCCATCATATGCTACTGAGAAGAAATATTATTTGGTGTATTCAGGGGGTCCTCCACTAATATGTCTTTTCTGTTCAATTCAATTTTATCACTTATTTATGTAGTAAATTAACATCTATAATGCAAAATCACAGGGTTAATGTAATTATTTTTCGTGATTGAACTTATTTAACTACTAGTCCACTATTATCCAGTTAGACGTCAATTATTAAACTAGAAAAAAACATAAcccgtcttttttttttttttcttctcatgAAAAATACGAGATAAAACAGTTTGTTATCCCACTGGCCCACGGTTTACATGCGTTATGTTTGATTTGAAGTTGAAGGTGAGATACCCGAAGGCCTCAGGTTTAAACCTCATAAGAGGCAAAAGTACTTTAGGTGATCCTGCCTTATCGTCTTTTCTCATCTAGTTTAAGTTTTGGTGAATAAAATTATTCGATAATTGTGTTGGCAGAAGATATAAATATGTATGGGTAAAATCGGGGCAATGTCTATCCCGATTGCCCGATGAGAGAACGAAAGAGGAGCACGAATCCGCAAAATCGTAATCGAGATCAGAGACTCTTCGTATCGAGACCCAGGAAGAGTGAACGATATATCCGACATCGGGCATGGTAAGGCGATGCACCCCAAACCGAGTATAAGTTCTAGACCTTGGGAGACACGGTGAACGGTTGTGCATGACAGATAGAGGACCGTAATATTTGCCATCAACCGAATATCACGGCATGAATCTTGTTCGATATCGATTATGGATCAATAATTACCgggaaaagaagatttttaccttttttagactaatactaggattgaaactctcctactatataaaagagaaGTTTTTCTTTGGTCTTACACGTTGTAACACGCAATTCAAAACAATAAATGTTTACTTTTGTCTTCTAGCTACTGCTAAAGGCATTACTCATTTGTTCTGTTCTTTATTCGCGACTGGGCTTGAACCGAGAGTCCAATCGAGGATGACCTTATTATTCAATCTAAGATCAATCCTGGTCTTTACATTACGATTGGGTTGATCGTTTATTTCgtctttaatttatttatatgttATTCTTAATTATTCTTGTTGAATTAAACCACGTATCCTTTAAAcaacgtacaaatttaattgttacccaATTTTGggataaatagtttggcgcccaccatggggctaaagATAATAGTGGATTTAATACAAATCatcataacacaccctattttacgcttgttctttgaaatCTTAAATCCAGGCCagcctaaaaatgtcaaactcttagtcgactcacttgaacgttgacgctAAATCAGGCCATCACGGTGAAAATAATAAAGTGATTCCCAGTAATGATGTGCTTCCTAGTGCACCCCGATATTGAAGGTACCGGACTCCAAAAAATTTATTCAGAAGCCTTTTCCTCAGAGCACGGCACAAAACCGATCCCAAAAATAAGGTTTCGTATGCCCGACATTCCCAGATAGAGGGCCGTAATATTCGCCATCAATCGAATATCACGATGCAGATCTCGTTTGATATCGATTATGGATCAACAATTAtcggaaaaagaagatttttacccttTTAGACTTATACTAGCAATTCAAAGCAATAAATATTTACTTTTGTCTTCTAGCTACTGTTAAACAGGGGCGGATGTAGGGTATACTCGATGGATTCGATTGAACCCATAACATTCGACGCatagtaaaaatttatatgtaaaaattcattaatattacaaaaaatagtagatatgaacccataactttaaaaatataatgagttcaatcaaaaaaatttaaaagttgaacccatagagtttaaatcctggatccgcctctgctgTTAAAGGCATTACTCACTCATTCTGTTCTTTATTCGCGACTGGGTTTGAACCGAGGGTTCAATCGAGGACCAGCTCACTGTTCAATCTAAGATCAGTCGTGGTCTTAACATTGCGATTGGTTGATCgtttatttcatctttaattcatttatctaTTAGTGTTAATTATTCGTATTGAACTAAATCACGTATCATTTaaactgcgtataaatttaattgttatccaattttggaATAAGATATTTTGTGAAATTACAGCATGCGTAGGGTCGTTTTGAATATCATAgttttattataaaaaataaaaaaataaaaaaggaaggtGAGAATACTATACGTGGATATGCATGCATGGAAGCAATACACTTGGAACATTAAAGGATATGCATCAACTATTTCCCACCGCTTTCTTTCCACGATAAGATCTCATGCCTTTTCCGTCACTATCCATATACTATAAGCAGATAAGACATCCTCGTAACTTAGACGAGAAAACAGTCGAACACTGTTTGTATAAAACCCAAGTCTCAGTTTCTTGTTATGATTGGTTTTGTTTAACAAGATTTGAGGAGAATAATATTAAGATGTACGTACCAGCACCACCAAATGTTCCGAGTATGGCTGGACCAGGATCTGATCCTGGTTGGACACATCAACACTATCATCATAGTACCGTTGGTTCTGGTTTTTTTCGTCGCTACTTTTCTAACTTGTGCTTTGCCCTCTCTTCTTGGTTAGTACTGCTATCAACCTCATGTTAGTATTTTTACGCAAGTTCGTTCATTTTATCTGTTTTTACTTTAATATTTTGGGGAATATTTTCGGATAGGTAAGTTGTCACGATATAGAGGATCAATAATTAAGTAAAGAAGCAACAAATGGAGATTTTTTTTGTTCCACCACAACAAAGGGAGACTCACTTTTGTATTTTATTACAACTGTTTTGATCAGTAAATAAAACGCAGGGGATCTATACAGGTCACCTCACCTTGAAAATTGAAACAACACTGTAGTTAGCTAGCCTCACGCTTAGGGGCAGATCTAGAGTGTCACTTATGAGTTCATGTAACTTAGGAGCTGCTCCTAATTTTGTCTGGATAACGTATATGTATTAAGAAATTCGCTAGTAAATATTTTACTcgattattattatatatataacttGAGATCGTGATGGTGGTAGAAAACCATAAACTTCTAAAATA
Protein-coding sequences here:
- the LOC104105043 gene encoding probable serine/threonine-protein kinase At1g54610 — encoded protein: MGCVFGKEISSSETPNGQVVVGSRRENGVDRDLAAPSGRREKVGTVNKVDAVGGGGGGSDVGEVVNGRDQKGENARHRGERRRSKPNPRLSNPPKNVHGEQVAAGWPSWLSDVAGEAINGWIPRRADAFEKLAKIGQGTYSNVYKARDNLTGDIVALKKVRFDNLEPESVRFMAREILILRRLDHPNVMTLRGLVTSRMSCSLYLVFDYMDHDLAGLAASPGIKFTEAQVKCYMHQLLAGLEHCHNRLVLHRDIKGSNLLIDSGGALKIADFGLASFFDPNKKQPMTSRVVTLWYRPPELLLGATDYGVGVDLWSAGCIFAELLAGKPIMPGRTEVEQLHKIFKLCGSPSEEYWKKSRLPHATIFKPQQSYRRCIAETFKDFPPSSLSLIETLLAIDPAERQTATAALQSAFFTTKPYACEPSSLPKYPPSKEMDAKRRDEESRRQRAIGKANADGVRRNRHRDRAVRAIPAPEANAELQVNIDRRRLVTQANAKSKSEKFPPPHQDGTLGYTLGSSHHIDPGYEPSEVPFTSMNFSYSKEPIQTWSGPLVEPATGAPRRKTKPSKKDSNKKGKESM